Sequence from the bacterium genome:
GCAATGGATCGGGATCCCTATTGCGGCCCTGGGAGCGGTCCTGGCGTCGCTGGTCATCGAGAAGGGCGCCAGGATCCGGCTGGTCACGTGGGGACCGGTCTTCGCCATGATCGCAGTGCTGGTGGGATCGCTCTCCAACGCCGGTCTCAAGATCCCCATCCGTGACGGGCTCGACTCCAACTGGACCATCATCACCCAGCGGTTCTACACCGTCGCCTACGTAGTGCTGCTGTTCGTGATAATCGCCCGGATAACCCAGAACCGGCAGCGGGAGGGCAAGGATTCCCGGCTGGAGGACTGGGACAAGCGGCAATCGAAGATCACCTGGCGCAATGGTTGGCTGCTGGGCCTGGTCGGGCTGATCGACGCCGTCTCCTTCGTCACCTTCGGGTACGGCCTGGCCTACGCACCGGCCTGGCTTATCGGGATCCTCTCCCAGAGCGGCCGGGTGATCGCGGTGGTCGGCGGAGTGATCTTCTTCCACGAGCGACTCCACCACCTGCAATGGACAGGGGTGGGGCTGGTGGCGGTCGGTTTGGTGATGTCCATCGCCGGTTAGTTCTCGTCGGAGAACAGTCCCGTTGAGTATCCCCTGGTCGGCAACACGTTCCCCTATTACCTTGCTCGAACATTGTGCAACAACTCATAGTGATAGAAATAATGTACAATGACTATGAGCGATGATGAACACAGGGGGGTCAGGCTCGATGCGGACCTTGACATACCAGGAAGCGGCCCGACAACTGTTGGCCCAGGGATTTGCGGAGCTAGCCGAAGGCGACTCACGGCAGGCATCGGAGAAAGGATGGGGCGCCGCCGCACAGATGATCAAAGCCGTCGCTTCCAACCGCGGATGGAAACACGACAGCCACGCCGCCCTCTACCGGGTCATCGACCGGCTGGTCAAGGAAACGGGCGACGACGACGTGCGCAACCGGTTCGCCAGTGCCAACGCCCTACACCAGAACTTCTACGAAAACTGGGGCAGCGCCGACTACGTAGCCGGAGGACTCGCAGACGTACAGCAACTGCTCAACAGGCTGGAACGGTTGTTGTAGCAGGACAGGCCATGATGAGGACCACGATGCAGACGTTGACATACCAGGAGGCGGCCCGACAACTGTTGGTCCAGGGATTTGCGGAGCTAGCCGAAGGCGACTCACGGCAGGCATCGGAGAAAGGATGGGGCGCCGCCGCACAGATGATCAAAGCCGTCGCTTCCAACCGCGGATGGAAACACGACAGCCACGCCGCCCTCTACAGAGTTGTCGGAAATCTGGTCACGGAGACCCGCGACGACGGCATCCGCAAACGCTTCACGACGGCCAACGCCCTACACCAGAACTTCTACGAGAACTGGGGAGACGCTGACTACGTGTCCGGGGGCCTGGCAGATGTAAAGGATCTGCTCGACAAGCTCGAACCGTTGCTGGAGCAGGCGCGAGCCGGCAAACAGCGCGACGGTTGATAGATGCACGATGCAGACGTTTGCCATACCATGAAGTTGCCCGGCACCTGCTGG
This genomic interval carries:
- a CDS encoding DMT family transporter, with amino-acid sequence MLIGAVFGMITAVTLGVNNLLTAVVARRFGVLRSTTVTLTIAFVVMIAWALVIGVPFEITRDQIILLGLLGAAAATSFLGSYMALRLGPVSVVSPISALSGAITVLYSYWLLAERPSAVQWIGIPIAALGAVLASLVIEKGARIRLVTWGPVFAMIAVLVGSLSNAGLKIPIRDGLDSNWTIITQRFYTVAYVVLLFVIIARITQNRQREGKDSRLEDWDKRQSKITWRNGWLLGLVGLIDAVSFVTFGYGLAYAPAWLIGILSQSGRVIAVVGGVIFFHERLHHLQWTGVGLVAVGLVMSIAG
- a CDS encoding PaREP1 family protein; its protein translation is MRTLTYQEAARQLLAQGFAELAEGDSRQASEKGWGAAAQMIKAVASNRGWKHDSHAALYRVIDRLVKETGDDDVRNRFASANALHQNFYENWGSADYVAGGLADVQQLLNRLERLL
- a CDS encoding PaREP1 family protein, producing the protein MMRTTMQTLTYQEAARQLLVQGFAELAEGDSRQASEKGWGAAAQMIKAVASNRGWKHDSHAALYRVVGNLVTETRDDGIRKRFTTANALHQNFYENWGDADYVSGGLADVKDLLDKLEPLLEQARAGKQRDG